In Buchnera aphidicola (Chaetogeoica yunlongensis), the genomic stretch ATTATGCATCTAATAATGGAAATTGGAGATGGATGTCATCAATAGATATGGATCATGTTCCATATTTTCGTATTTTCAATCCTATGTTACAATCTAAAAAATTTGATAAACATGCAAAATATATACGAAAATATATCCCGGAATTAAAGAATACTTCTATAAGCGACATTCATAATCCTTGCAATTTAAATAAAATAAAAAAAATATGTTTTAAATATCCAATGCCTATGGTTAATTATTACCATTCAAGAAACAACACATTGCTTGTTTTAAAACGTGCTAAATATGAATTGAATAAATAATTTATTAGAGATTAACATGAAAAATTTTGAATTAGAAAACGTAATTAACGAAAAATTAAGTTCTAAAAAATATAATGATTTTTGTCCAAATGGACTGCAAATAGAAGGTTGTCCAAATATAAAAAAAATAATTACTGGTGTTACTGCATGTCAATCCTTAATTGATTTAGCTATTTTAAATAAAGCAAATGCCATCATTGTACATCATGGTATATTTTGGAATAATGATGATAGAACTATCACAGGCATGAATAGAAAAAGAATAAAATCTTTACTAAAAAACGATATTAATTTATACAGCTGGCATTTACCGCTAGATCTACATCCGATTTTAGGAAATAATATTCAAATAGGAAAAATATTAAATATCAATATTAAAGGATACATTACACCTATGATTCCATGGGGTTTTTTTGAGAAACCTATTACATTAGAAACAATGACTAACTTATTGACAAAAAAATTAGATAGGATTCCATTGTATTATGGTGCTAATACTATAACAAAAAAAATTTATAAAGTTGCTTGGAGTAGCGGAAAAGGACAAAAACTAATAAATTTTACTTCACGATCTGAAATAGATACATTTTTAACAGGCGAAGTATCTGAAGAAACTATTCATTATGTGAGAGAAAATAACATACATTTTTTTTCTATAGGTCATCACGCTAGTGAAATAGGAGGAATACAAGCTTTAACTAATTGGTTAAAATCTCAATTTAATTTAAATATTAAATTTATTAATATTAACAATCCTATATAATTATCACCTTAAACATACTTCTTAATTATCAACTTAAAAAATACTTATTAATTGTCAATAAGGCGTTGATAATAAAAAAATAAATTAATATTATTTTTATTGATTTTTATTCAAATTTTTAAATATTTAATATTAAAATATTTAACATCATATATTTATACAAAGAGTGTTTATAAAAAATTTTAGCATAATTTATTATATAAATATTAAAATATTTAACATAAAAATTTTAATATTTATTAAATAGTTTTATGTTTTTAACTTAGGGTAACATTTATAGAGTTTTATAATATATTCATGAGAAAATTAGATTATGTACAAACATATGTTTCGATTATCATGGTTAACTAGTTCGAATTATTCTTATTTAAATAATTTATACAAAAAATTTTTATTAGATCCAGATTCAATAAGTAATTCATGGAAAACTATTTTTCAAGAACTATCAAAAAATAATCATTTAAATTTAGAATCTACAACATCATCACTACATTCTAAAAAACAAAATCATAACAATATAGTGTTAGCCATAAAACTAATTAATTTGTTTCGTACTATAGGATATAAATTTGCAAATATTAATCCTTTAACATGTTTTAAAAATTCTAAAAAATTTTCTTGGAATACATTTTTGAAAAAAAATAATAATTTTAATTTACAAGCAATTTTTTCAATAAATTTATCCAAACATGTTTTAAATAATATTAATTTGGAAATTTTATTCTCACATTTAAAAAAAATTTATAGTAATACTATTGGGTATCAATATATGCATATTGATAACACTAAAGAAAGAAAGTGGATCCAAAATTATATTGAAAATAGAAATAATGAAGATTTTCTAAAAAACAATGAAAAAATAAAACTATTTAAAAATTTAATTATATCTGAAACATTAGAACAATATTTTTCTGCTAAATTTCCTGGTTCTAAACGTTTTTCTATAGAAGGTTCTGAAACCTTAATACCTATTCTAAAAGAAATAATACATTATACACAAAAATTTAATGTAAATAAAATAATTTTTGGAATGCCCCACAGAGGTCGATTAAATGTACTAGCTAACATTCTAAATAAACCTATTGAGAATATTTTTAACGAATTTTTTGAAAATAATTTAAATTTTTCTCATAGTGGTGATGTTAAATATCATATGGGATTTAATTACATTAAAAAAATAGGACTTAAAAAAATTATTTTGGAATTAAAATCAAATCCTTCTCATTTAGAAATTATTAATCCTGTAGTTATCGGATCATCTCGAGCGTATATTGAATCTCATACAAATTTAACATCTAATAATGTTTTGCCAATAATTATACATGGTGATGCAGCTATTTCTGGACAAGGGGTAGTTCAAGAATTACTTAACATGTCTCAAGTTAGGGGATATGAAGTAGGAGGAAGTATTCATATCGTCATAGATAATCAAATAGGATTCACTACTTCACAAAAAAAAGATTTACGTACTAGTGAATATTGTACAGATATTGCCAAAATGATTGATTCACCTATTTTTCATATTAATGCTAATGATCCAGAATCTTCAATTTTTATAATACGTTTAGCACTAGATTATAGATTTTATTTTAAAAAAGATGTTTTTATAAATTTAACTTGTTATAGACGTCATGGACATAATGAAATCGATAATCCGAAAGTGACACAACCCTTAATGTACTCTAAAATTGATACTATTCCCACTGTAGTAAATATTTATAATAAAAAACTACTGTTAAAAAAAATAATTGATGAAAATTATTTAAAAAATTATAAAAATTCTTTTAAAACAAAAATAGATATATCATATAATTTATGTAAGAGTAATTATGTTAAATATGATAGCAATAAATTTTTATTATCTAACTCTAATAAATTTAAAGTGTTAGATTATTCTATTAAAAACATTTCTATAGATAATTTAAAATTATTAGCGAAAAAAATTTTTTATCTTCCTCTCGATATATCATTACATAATCGTGTATTTAAAATATACCAAGATAGATTAGATATGGCTAATGAACAAAAATTATTTGATTGGAGTTCTGCAGAATTATTAGCTTATGCATCATTATTAAATCATGGTATATCATGTCGATTATCTGGTGAAGATGTTTGTAGAGGAACATTTTTTCAAAGACATGCAGTAATATATGACCAAAAAAATAATTCGGAATACATTCCTTTAAATCATATAAATTCGAACCAAGGAAAATTTTATATTTGGAACTCTGTTTTATCAGAAGAAGCCGCTTTAGCATTTGAATACGGATATTCTATAGAACAAAAAAATATATTAAATATATGGGAAGCTCAATTTGGAGATTTTGCTAATGGAGCACAAATTGTTATCGATCAATTTATTTGTTCAGGTGAACAAAAATGGAACATTACATGTAATTTAATAATTTTTTTACCACATGGTTATGAAGGACAAGGACCTGAACATTCATCAGCTCGTATAGAAAGATACCTTCAATTATCATCTGATAATAATATTAGAGTGGTAATACCTACAACAGCATTTCAAATTTATCACATTATACGACAACAAGCATTGTGTAAAATAAAAAAACCACTAATTATTATGTCACCGAAATCTATTTTAAGATTACCATTAACTTTTTCTTCATTTTCAGAATTTTCTAATAGCAAATTTAAAGAAGTTATTGATGAAATTGATATATTTGATAATAATAAAGTAAAAAAAATAATTTTATGTTCAGGAAAGATATATTATGATTTATTAGTACAACGTCGATTTAATAAACAGAATAATATAGCCATTCTTCGTATAGAACAATTATATCCCTTTCCTACTCAAAAATTATTAAAAATATTTAAAACTTATAAACATGTAAAAAATTTTATCTGGTGTCAAGAAGAACCTCTTAATCAAGGAGCTTGGTATTATAGCAAACTTTATTTAAAAAAAATATTACCTAAAATGTCTATATTAAATTATATTGGAAGACCTGAATCTTCGTCTACAGCTACAGGATATAGTAAAGTTCATCAAAAACAACAAAAAACAATAATTAATAATGCTTTAAACATAGATTAGATCAAGAGATAAAAATGACAATAATTAATATTCTTATTCCAGATCTTCCCGAGTCTGTCAATAATGCTACAATAATATCATGGTATAAAAAGAAAGGAGAATTTGTTAAAGAAGATGAGATTTTAATAGATATTGAAACTGATAAAGTAGTATTAGAAATACCATCTCCAGATACTGGAATATTAAATTCCATTCTTGCAAAAAGTGGACACAAAGTTTCTTCAAAACAAGTTATAGGAACATTACTTAAAAAAAATATTACAAAAAATGATTTATTTTTAGTTAAAAACACTAATAATATTAAAATATCTAATTTTTCGACTGTGAATTTTTTAAAATCAATAAAAAATCTTTATAGTCCCGCTGTAAGACGTCTTATTTGTTCATATAACTTAAAAAAATTTAATATATTAGCTACTGGAATAAAAAATAGATTAACCCGAACGGATGTTTTAAATTATTTAAACACTATTTTTTTAAAAAAAAACATGACAGAAAAAAGTTCTAATAAAAACAACAATTTTTTAAATCAAACAGAGCAAAATAGAAGCATAAAAAGAATTCCTATGACGAATCTAAGAAAAAAAATTGCTGAAAGATTGCTTGAAACCAAACGAAATACAGCTTCTTTAACAACATTTAATGAAGTCGATATGACATGTATAATTAATTTAAGACAGAAATATGGAGAACTATTTAAAAAAAAATATGGGATTAAATTAGGATTAATGTCTTTTTATGTAAAATCAGTCGTTGAAGCATTAAAAAGTTTTCCCGAAATTAATGCATCTATTGATAACGAAGAAATCATTTATTACAATTATTTTGATATTAGTATTGCTATTTCTACACCTAGAGGACTAGTAACGCCAGTATTAAGAAATGTAGATTTAATGAGTATGTCAGAAATAGAACGAGAAATAAAAAATTTTTCTGAAAAAGGAAAAAATTCAAAATTAACTATTGATGATTTAATAGGAGGAAATTTTACCATTACCAATGGAGGTGTGTTTGGATCATTATTTTCTACACCATTATTAAACCCACCTCAATCAGCAATTTTAGGAATGCATATTATAAAAAAAAGACCCGTTGTTGTAAAAGAAAATATAA encodes the following:
- a CDS encoding Nif3-like dinuclear metal center hexameric protein, which encodes MKNFELENVINEKLSSKKYNDFCPNGLQIEGCPNIKKIITGVTACQSLIDLAILNKANAIIVHHGIFWNNDDRTITGMNRKRIKSLLKNDINLYSWHLPLDLHPILGNNIQIGKILNINIKGYITPMIPWGFFEKPITLETMTNLLTKKLDRIPLYYGANTITKKIYKVAWSSGKGQKLINFTSRSEIDTFLTGEVSEETIHYVRENNIHFFSIGHHASEIGGIQALTNWLKSQFNLNIKFININNPI
- a CDS encoding 2-oxoglutarate dehydrogenase E1 component gives rise to the protein MYKHMFRLSWLTSSNYSYLNNLYKKFLLDPDSISNSWKTIFQELSKNNHLNLESTTSSLHSKKQNHNNIVLAIKLINLFRTIGYKFANINPLTCFKNSKKFSWNTFLKKNNNFNLQAIFSINLSKHVLNNINLEILFSHLKKIYSNTIGYQYMHIDNTKERKWIQNYIENRNNEDFLKNNEKIKLFKNLIISETLEQYFSAKFPGSKRFSIEGSETLIPILKEIIHYTQKFNVNKIIFGMPHRGRLNVLANILNKPIENIFNEFFENNLNFSHSGDVKYHMGFNYIKKIGLKKIILELKSNPSHLEIINPVVIGSSRAYIESHTNLTSNNVLPIIIHGDAAISGQGVVQELLNMSQVRGYEVGGSIHIVIDNQIGFTTSQKKDLRTSEYCTDIAKMIDSPIFHINANDPESSIFIIRLALDYRFYFKKDVFINLTCYRRHGHNEIDNPKVTQPLMYSKIDTIPTVVNIYNKKLLLKKIIDENYLKNYKNSFKTKIDISYNLCKSNYVKYDSNKFLLSNSNKFKVLDYSIKNISIDNLKLLAKKIFYLPLDISLHNRVFKIYQDRLDMANEQKLFDWSSAELLAYASLLNHGISCRLSGEDVCRGTFFQRHAVIYDQKNNSEYIPLNHINSNQGKFYIWNSVLSEEAALAFEYGYSIEQKNILNIWEAQFGDFANGAQIVIDQFICSGEQKWNITCNLIIFLPHGYEGQGPEHSSARIERYLQLSSDNNIRVVIPTTAFQIYHIIRQQALCKIKKPLIIMSPKSILRLPLTFSSFSEFSNSKFKEVIDEIDIFDNNKVKKIILCSGKIYYDLLVQRRFNKQNNIAILRIEQLYPFPTQKLLKIFKTYKHVKNFIWCQEEPLNQGAWYYSKLYLKKILPKMSILNYIGRPESSSTATGYSKVHQKQQKTIINNALNID
- the sucB gene encoding dihydrolipoyllysine-residue succinyltransferase, producing the protein MTIINILIPDLPESVNNATIISWYKKKGEFVKEDEILIDIETDKVVLEIPSPDTGILNSILAKSGHKVSSKQVIGTLLKKNITKNDLFLVKNTNNIKISNFSTVNFLKSIKNLYSPAVRRLICSYNLKKFNILATGIKNRLTRTDVLNYLNTIFLKKNMTEKSSNKNNNFLNQTEQNRSIKRIPMTNLRKKIAERLLETKRNTASLTTFNEVDMTCIINLRQKYGELFKKKYGIKLGLMSFYVKSVVEALKSFPEINASIDNEEIIYYNYFDISIAISTPRGLVTPVLRNVDLMSMSEIEREIKNFSEKGKNSKLTIDDLIGGNFTITNGGVFGSLFSTPLLNPPQSAILGMHIIKKRPVVVKENIKILPMMYLALSYDHRLIDGKESVGFLLKIKELLEDFNRIILNI